A segment of the Paraburkholderia fungorum genome:
CGGGATCACGCAGCAATTGCAGAACCTCGAATCGATGCTCGGCGCGACGCTGTTCACGCGTACGAATCGCGGTATTGCGCTGACTGCGCTGGGGCAGCGGCTGTTGCAGCGGGCCGGGGCGATCATCGGCGAATGCGAGCGGGCTGAGCAGGAAGTGCAGCAATTGCGCGGCGATTATGTCGGCGAGGTCACGTTCGGGATGACCACCGAACCGCTCGTCGACGCATTCGCGCCGGTGCTGATGGAATTTCGCACGCGCTTCGAGCGGGTTGCCGTGCATCTGCGCACCGGCACGTCGCGCATGATGATCTCGTGGATCCGCGAAGGCACGCTCGATTTCGCGGCGGCGCTGGTGTCGAAACATACGGACACGGCGGATCTATCGGTGACGCCGCTGTATCCGTCCGATCCGGTGATCGTGTGCCGGCAGGGTCATCCGAAAGCGGGCGCGACGTCGCTGGCCGAACTCGCCGATTGCACCTGGGTCGCGACGCGCTCGCCGAATCTCACTGACGATCCGCAGATGAATCGCCTGAATCATCTGTTCGAGAGTCACGCTTTGCCGCCGCCGAAAATCATCGCGACGGTCGAAGGTTTGTACGAAACGCTGCATCTGGTCGGCGCGACAGATTGTCTGTCGCTGGAGTCGTCGGTCGTGGTGAAGCGCGGGCCGTTTGCGAACACGCTCACCGCAATTGCCGTGCGCGAGCGGGCGGTCGAGCAGAACGTTTGCCTGCTGCAACGCGCGGCGATTCCGCTCACGCCCGCCGCGCAGGAACTGGCGACGATGATCGCTTCGTACACGCGCACGGTGCGCGCGCGGTGACACTTCGCCGAGGTGCAGCGTCAGGCGAACGCTTCGAGCGCGATCAGTTCGTCGATCGTTTGCCGACGCCGGATCAGCCGTGGCTTGCCCGCCTCCAGCAGCACCTCGGGCGCAAGCGGCCGGCTGTTGTAGTTCGATGACATCGACGCCCCGTAAGCGCCCGCGTCATGAAACACGATGAAGTCGCCCACTTCCGGCGCGGGTATCGATCGTTCGATAACGACACCGCCTTCAGCTTGCGTGAATACATCGCCGGCTTCGCACAATGGACCCGCTACCGCATGCGGTTCAACGGGCGCATCGCTGGGAACGCCGCTGCTTTTCAGCACACTGATCTCGTGGTGGCTGCCGTAAAGCGACGGCCGCGTCAGATCGTTGAATCCGGCATCGACTAAAGCAAATTGCCGCGTGGGCCGACGGTTCAGCGCATGCACCTCCGCGACGAGCGCACCGGCCTGCGCCACCAGAAAACGCCCGGGCTCGATTTCCAGTCTCACGCGATGCCCGACATGCGCTTCGATCCGCCGACGCGCGGCGTCCCACAGCGTGAAGTAGTGGCCGGTGTCGATACGCAGCTCGCCTTCGCGATACGGCACCGACAAACCACCGCCCGCCGAGATGGCCTCGATATCGTGGCCGAGAGCGGTCACGGCATCGACCATCGCATCACACACGCGCGACAGGTGCGCATAATCGACGCCCGAGCCGATATGCATGTGCAACCCGACCAGCTTCAACCGATAACGCCGCACGATCTCCAGTGCGCGCGGCACGTCATCGAGCCAGATGCCGTGCTTGCTATGCTCGCCGCCCGTGTTGGTCTTATTGCTGTGCCCGTGACCGAAACCCGGATTGATCCGCAGCCACACGCGATGACCTTCGGGGGCGTGCCGTGCTATCCGTTCGAGCATATCGAGCGATCCTGCGTTGACGGTGATGCGCCTGTCGAGCACGGTGGATAGCGTCGCGTGGTCGATCAGATCGGCGGTGAAAACCACTTCATCGCGCTCGCCACCCGGCACGAAACCCGCAACAAGACTCCGCGCGATTTCCCCGAGCGAAACCGCGTCGACCAATACGCCTTCGTCACGCATCAACTTCAGAAGGTGCACGTTCGAACACGCTTTCTGCGCGTAGCGGATCACGTCGAAACTGCGTAGCTCTCCGATACGTTCACGAATCGTATCGGCGTCATAGACCCAAAGCGGCGTGCCGTGCTGCTGGGCAAGTTCCACGAGTTGCTGCGAATTGAATGGCGTCACGGTTCTCTCGATGTCGAAGCGGAAATGTGATCGACATCATGA
Coding sequences within it:
- a CDS encoding LysR family transcriptional regulator, with protein sequence MALTISQLRAFTAVAEHGSIRAASRALGIAQSGITQQLQNLESMLGATLFTRTNRGIALTALGQRLLQRAGAIIGECERAEQEVQQLRGDYVGEVTFGMTTEPLVDAFAPVLMEFRTRFERVAVHLRTGTSRMMISWIREGTLDFAAALVSKHTDTADLSVTPLYPSDPVIVCRQGHPKAGATSLAELADCTWVATRSPNLTDDPQMNRLNHLFESHALPPPKIIATVEGLYETLHLVGATDCLSLESSVVVKRGPFANTLTAIAVRERAVEQNVCLLQRAAIPLTPAAQELATMIASYTRTVRAR
- the lysA gene encoding diaminopimelate decarboxylase, producing MTPFNSQQLVELAQQHGTPLWVYDADTIRERIGELRSFDVIRYAQKACSNVHLLKLMRDEGVLVDAVSLGEIARSLVAGFVPGGERDEVVFTADLIDHATLSTVLDRRITVNAGSLDMLERIARHAPEGHRVWLRINPGFGHGHSNKTNTGGEHSKHGIWLDDVPRALEIVRRYRLKLVGLHMHIGSGVDYAHLSRVCDAMVDAVTALGHDIEAISAGGGLSVPYREGELRIDTGHYFTLWDAARRRIEAHVGHRVRLEIEPGRFLVAQAGALVAEVHALNRRPTRQFALVDAGFNDLTRPSLYGSHHEISVLKSSGVPSDAPVEPHAVAGPLCEAGDVFTQAEGGVVIERSIPAPEVGDFIVFHDAGAYGASMSSNYNSRPLAPEVLLEAGKPRLIRRRQTIDELIALEAFA